From a single Luteolibacter arcticus genomic region:
- a CDS encoding substrate-binding domain-containing protein gives MHPFRQRSVIEQIADHLRVGFHSGHWCGQLPGIRELVRELGVSKSTVESALHLLELEGSLQSGGPGRRKQIVLSRDSQRKGKVLRVGILLSSHLDEINLYSQQMMLGVRRRIENAGHICFFADRCMAELGYKLPRISRMVEAAKADAWVAYSATEQVLEWFAKRALPVMAVGGRFSGQPVASSATTIAEAILASVRTLSELGHRRIVTISPDSWRLPSPSKTGQAFLSAMEECGHTPTSYNLPAWEQTPAGLEKLLESLFLLTPPTALIFVDPASYVAALVFFGLKGIRVPRDVSLICMTAGPLFSLLPLAPAHFKWPVHEHIRRVDRWVKCLAKGGTDLAQPVFPATFEPGETIAPAKGLAPAGR, from the coding sequence GTGCATCCCTTCCGCCAACGGTCGGTCATCGAGCAAATCGCGGACCACCTGCGGGTGGGATTTCACAGCGGACACTGGTGCGGACAGCTTCCCGGCATCCGCGAACTGGTCCGTGAGCTCGGCGTCTCCAAGTCCACCGTGGAGAGCGCGCTGCACCTCCTCGAACTCGAGGGCAGCCTCCAATCCGGTGGCCCCGGCCGTCGCAAACAGATCGTTCTTTCCCGCGATTCCCAGCGGAAGGGCAAGGTCCTGCGCGTCGGCATCCTGCTCTCCAGCCATCTGGACGAGATCAACCTCTACTCCCAGCAAATGATGCTGGGCGTCAGGCGCCGAATCGAGAATGCCGGGCACATCTGCTTCTTCGCCGATCGCTGCATGGCCGAACTCGGCTACAAGCTCCCGCGCATCTCGCGCATGGTGGAAGCCGCCAAAGCCGATGCCTGGGTCGCTTACTCGGCGACCGAGCAAGTGCTCGAGTGGTTCGCCAAGCGCGCCCTCCCCGTGATGGCCGTCGGCGGCCGATTCTCCGGCCAGCCCGTCGCCAGCAGCGCCACCACCATCGCGGAAGCCATCCTCGCCTCCGTCCGCACGCTGAGCGAACTCGGCCATCGCAGGATCGTCACGATCTCGCCGGACAGTTGGCGCCTCCCCTCCCCCAGCAAAACCGGACAGGCCTTCCTCTCCGCCATGGAAGAATGCGGCCACACCCCCACCAGCTACAACCTGCCCGCATGGGAACAAACCCCGGCAGGCTTGGAAAAGCTGTTAGAGTCGCTGTTCCTCCTCACCCCCCCCACTGCCCTCATCTTCGTCGATCCCGCCTCCTACGTCGCCGCGCTCGTTTTCTTCGGGCTCAAGGGCATCCGCGTCCCACGCGATGTCTCGCTCATCTGCATGACCGCGGGTCCGCTATTCTCGCTGCTGCCACTCGCCCCCGCGCACTTCAAGTGGCCTGTCCACGAACACATCCGCCGCGTCGACCGCTGGGTCAAGTGCCTCGCCAAGGGCGGCACCGACCTCGCACAACCGGTGTTCCCCGCCACCTTCGAACCCGGCGAAACCATCGCCCCCGCCAAAGGCCTCGCCCCCGCCGGCCGGTGA
- a CDS encoding beta strand repeat-containing protein yields the protein MNPRNNPFTVASLLSVASLTSICAAPLYWKTSTAAAWTSATWATSPGGTYDQPWVAGSDVIFEDNLGTALTITGAATDFASITANENVTVTPGGTLGTGGTMAIVDVASGKTLNFAAQAISTAAGTGFVKNGAGIWSLANAGAYPGGFTLNAGTVAVGNANALGSGGALVINGGTIRSNDGTARNLGGKFSSITLGGNVTLGDTVSNGALTFNTNTSLGAATRTLAVNSAVTHTGIISGGAGVGIVKTGPGLLTLGGANTYTGTTSISNGVVSIATTGAIPGFATNGSYSVASGAGLAVANAVTDANIASMLGTTNFAGGSAIGFDTTAASRAYAVVLANTAQGSLGLVKEGANTLTLSTANTYTGGTTVNAGTVALSNATALGSGAVQVNGGATVTVNASLDVSNAVTLKRGTASRAQIILGSTNTGSTWSGNITVDNSNAVNNNFAAIQAGGNSAAVASVVSGNIGYSVLGGAGSATSQSLVLRTTDRFGKVTGSISLAEGYLQMLDSTKWEFSNTSNTWGTLDVSHAGAIATVGATNTLSPSGVVYSNVAGTLLLNNQLATTAYNQTIAGLGGNVKVGLLAGAATLTLNTSSDQSGSGVISGNISLVKSGAAKQTLTGANTYTGSTTINGGTLALGTTGTLSTGDLAISNATLDLRKGSANRTQTVNNLTLSGATLNIGLNASADQIEALGTTTVNGTNTLKLHGSVPTGVYNLITTQSALSGTFVLDTSGVTPSGFPTAYSGAIQGNSYVLTVTGAATPLTAYWRGDVSSVWSDSSAAPNSNWATDVTGTSDTGQIAGAITEVHFSATNAANKNTTLGADTSIYGLIFDENSGAATVGGANTLTILNDLGFGIDVFPGADATLSTGGIVCIATAAVQAGGTLTVNSGGLGSGPLVVDGILNLNMNVTQSSLGGLNTGVISRGIAGAGVLTVSTAANSLYEGAINNGAGTMALVKGGTVTPSTLTLSGTSDYTGGTTITGGILQANSSTALGSGTVAINGGQRLGLGDGVTLANAITVGANSSPQGNGLITAFPAASSTTTVTGPISITSAAAGGGHFVNSGVGTFDVKSVITSTVPVTHRSGTITYWGAVGTSYTAMSVTAGTARLAANNGLSPTATLTMGQSGASTLDLAGFNQTLVGITRFTPNPFAATIGNSSTATDSVLTTTGTSVFDGVIANAVSGGTRTTGLTVSSGALTLSGVNTYTGNTTIGTGAGLTLSDNAQLRFSIGVVSNSISGTGSAFINGDFNIDTTVSEAGPATSGTWNLETLGASSVYDTTFQVLSGTTPWTATGDVWTKTVGTKSYSFDEATGVLTMTTVSGGFDAWATSKGLAGGDAAFDADPDFDGIDNGLEFVLGGEPNPANPGSSSTALLPTVSQTGGNLTFTFKRKDLSESGVVLTFQWSTNLVFPSPANDVPVGQVDSTTDTITVDVTEDAPDADTDTIAITIPAAKAVGGKLFGRLSAVKVP from the coding sequence ATGAATCCTCGAAATAATCCCTTCACCGTCGCCTCGCTGCTCTCGGTCGCCTCGCTCACCTCGATTTGCGCCGCGCCGCTCTATTGGAAAACCAGCACCGCCGCCGCGTGGACCAGCGCGACGTGGGCGACCTCGCCCGGCGGCACTTATGACCAGCCATGGGTGGCGGGTTCCGATGTCATCTTCGAAGACAATCTCGGCACCGCGCTGACCATCACGGGAGCAGCCACCGACTTCGCCTCCATCACCGCGAATGAAAACGTGACGGTGACGCCGGGCGGCACGCTCGGCACTGGCGGCACGATGGCGATCGTGGACGTAGCCAGCGGCAAGACGCTCAATTTTGCCGCACAGGCGATATCCACCGCGGCCGGCACCGGCTTCGTCAAGAACGGTGCGGGCATCTGGTCGCTGGCGAATGCCGGTGCCTATCCCGGCGGCTTCACGCTGAATGCCGGCACCGTGGCCGTGGGGAATGCGAACGCGCTGGGCTCGGGCGGCGCGCTGGTCATCAACGGCGGGACGATTCGCTCCAATGACGGCACCGCGCGCAACCTCGGCGGCAAGTTCTCCTCCATCACGCTGGGCGGCAATGTCACCCTCGGCGATACTGTCAGCAACGGCGCGCTGACCTTCAACACCAACACCTCCCTCGGGGCGGCCACCCGCACGCTCGCCGTGAACAGCGCGGTGACCCACACCGGCATCATCAGCGGTGGCGCGGGAGTCGGCATTGTCAAGACGGGTCCCGGACTGCTGACGCTCGGCGGGGCCAATACTTACACCGGCACCACCTCCATTTCGAATGGAGTGGTCTCGATCGCCACGACCGGAGCGATCCCCGGATTTGCGACGAACGGCAGCTACTCAGTTGCCAGTGGCGCCGGCCTGGCGGTGGCCAATGCGGTCACCGATGCGAACATTGCAAGCATGCTCGGGACCACGAATTTCGCGGGGGGATCGGCGATCGGTTTCGACACCACCGCAGCGAGCCGGGCTTATGCCGTGGTTTTGGCCAATACCGCGCAGGGCAGCTTGGGATTGGTCAAGGAGGGGGCCAACACCCTGACCCTCTCGACCGCCAACACCTACACCGGTGGCACGACCGTCAATGCCGGCACCGTGGCGCTTTCCAATGCGACAGCGCTGGGATCGGGCGCGGTTCAAGTCAACGGCGGCGCTACCGTCACGGTCAATGCCAGCTTGGATGTAAGCAACGCGGTGACCCTGAAGCGCGGTACCGCCAGCAGAGCCCAGATCATTCTCGGCAGCACCAACACCGGCTCCACATGGAGCGGGAATATCACGGTGGATAATTCAAACGCCGTGAATAATAACTTCGCCGCCATCCAGGCAGGTGGAAACTCCGCCGCAGTGGCGAGCGTCGTCTCTGGCAATATCGGCTACAGCGTCCTGGGAGGGGCCGGAAGTGCCACCAGCCAGAGCCTCGTCCTGCGCACCACCGACCGGTTTGGAAAAGTGACCGGCTCGATTTCCCTCGCCGAGGGATACCTTCAGATGTTGGACAGCACCAAATGGGAGTTCAGCAATACCTCCAATACTTGGGGCACGCTGGACGTCAGCCACGCCGGTGCCATCGCCACGGTCGGCGCGACCAACACGCTCTCGCCCAGCGGGGTGGTTTATTCGAACGTGGCCGGCACGCTGCTCCTGAACAATCAGCTCGCCACCACTGCCTACAACCAGACGATCGCCGGCTTGGGTGGCAATGTGAAGGTGGGACTCCTCGCCGGGGCCGCCACACTCACCTTGAACACCTCGTCAGACCAATCCGGTTCCGGAGTGATATCGGGTAACATCAGCCTGGTGAAATCGGGAGCAGCGAAACAGACCCTGACCGGGGCCAATACCTATACCGGCTCGACCACGATCAATGGCGGGACGCTTGCGCTGGGCACCACCGGCACGCTCAGCACTGGCGATCTCGCGATCAGCAACGCCACCCTCGATCTCCGCAAGGGCTCAGCCAACCGGACCCAGACCGTCAACAACCTGACGCTTTCCGGCGCGACGCTGAACATCGGCCTCAATGCCTCCGCCGACCAGATCGAGGCGCTGGGGACCACCACGGTCAACGGCACGAATACGCTGAAGTTGCACGGCAGCGTGCCCACCGGCGTCTATAACCTGATCACGACGCAGTCCGCCCTCAGCGGCACCTTCGTGCTGGATACCAGCGGCGTGACGCCCTCCGGCTTCCCGACCGCCTACAGCGGGGCCATCCAAGGCAACAGCTATGTCCTGACCGTGACCGGTGCCGCCACTCCCCTGACCGCCTACTGGCGCGGCGATGTGAGTTCGGTGTGGAGCGACTCCTCCGCCGCTCCCAACAGCAACTGGGCGACCGACGTCACGGGGACTTCCGATACCGGCCAGATCGCCGGGGCGATCACCGAGGTGCACTTCTCCGCCACCAACGCTGCCAACAAGAACACCACCCTCGGAGCGGATACCAGCATCTATGGCCTCATCTTCGATGAGAATAGCGGAGCCGCCACGGTGGGAGGCGCCAATACCCTCACGATCCTGAATGACTTAGGCTTCGGGATCGACGTCTTCCCTGGTGCCGACGCGACGCTCAGTACCGGAGGCATCGTCTGCATCGCCACGGCCGCCGTGCAGGCGGGCGGCACGCTCACGGTGAACAGCGGCGGCTTGGGATCCGGTCCGCTGGTCGTGGATGGCATCCTGAACCTGAACATGAATGTGACCCAGTCGTCGCTTGGCGGGCTCAATACCGGCGTCATTTCCCGCGGCATCGCGGGAGCGGGTGTCCTGACGGTCTCCACCGCGGCGAACAGCCTCTATGAGGGCGCGATCAACAACGGCGCGGGCACCATGGCATTGGTCAAGGGAGGCACCGTCACGCCATCCACGCTGACCCTGTCCGGGACCAGCGACTACACCGGCGGCACCACGATCACCGGCGGCATCCTCCAGGCGAATAGCTCCACGGCCCTCGGCAGCGGCACGGTCGCCATCAATGGCGGCCAGCGTCTCGGCCTTGGTGACGGGGTGACCCTGGCGAATGCCATCACGGTGGGTGCGAACAGCAGCCCGCAGGGGAACGGCTTGATCACGGCCTTCCCCGCGGCGTCGAGCACGACCACCGTGACCGGCCCGATCAGCATCACCAGCGCGGCGGCCGGCGGCGGCCACTTCGTCAATTCGGGAGTCGGCACCTTCGATGTGAAGAGCGTCATCACTTCCACGGTCCCGGTCACTCACCGGAGTGGCACCATCACCTACTGGGGTGCCGTCGGTACCAGCTACACCGCGATGTCGGTGACAGCGGGAACTGCCCGCCTCGCCGCGAACAATGGTCTCTCGCCCACGGCCACCTTGACCATGGGACAGAGTGGTGCATCCACCTTGGATCTCGCCGGCTTTAACCAGACGCTGGTCGGAATCACCCGCTTCACGCCAAACCCATTCGCCGCAACCATCGGCAACAGTTCGACCGCCACGGACTCGGTGCTCACGACCACCGGCACGTCGGTCTTCGACGGGGTGATCGCGAATGCGGTGAGCGGCGGCACGCGGACCACGGGGCTCACCGTCAGCAGCGGGGCGCTCACGCTCAGCGGGGTCAACACCTACACGGGCAATACCACGATCGGCACCGGCGCGGGCCTGACCTTGTCGGACAATGCGCAGCTCCGCTTCAGCATTGGGGTCGTCAGCAACAGCATCAGCGGCACGGGCTCCGCATTCATCAATGGCGACTTCAACATCGACACCACCGTCAGCGAAGCGGGACCGGCCACCTCGGGCACGTGGAACTTGGAGACCCTCGGCGCTTCTTCGGTGTATGATACGACCTTCCAGGTGCTCAGCGGCACCACACCGTGGACCGCCACCGGCGACGTGTGGACGAAGACGGTCGGCACCAAGAGCTATTCCTTCGATGAAGCGACCGGGGTGCTCACGATGACCACCGTCTCCGGAGGCTTCGATGCCTGGGCTACTTCCAAGGGCCTGGCCGGTGGCGATGCGGCCTTCGATGCGGATCCGGATTTCGATGGCATCGACAATGGTCTGGAATTCGTGCTGGGCGGCGAGCCGAACCCCGCCAACCCGGGCTCGAGCTCGACGGCGCTGCTGCCGACGGTTTCGCAAACCGGCGGCAACCTGACCTTCACCTTCAAGCGCAAGGATCTGTCCGAGTCGGGTGTGGTGCTGACATTCCAGTGGTCGACGAACCTGGTCTTCCCGTCGCCCGCCAATGATGTGCCGGTCGGCCAGGTGGATTCCACCACCGACACCATCACGGTGGATGTGACCGAGGATGCGCCGGATGCGGATACGGACACGATCGCCATCACCATCCCCGCGGCGAAGGCCGTGGGTGGCAAGCTCTTCGGCCGGCTGAGCGCGGTGAAGGTGCCTTGA
- a CDS encoding cadherin domain-containing protein gives MKTSLFALNTPFSPALPKKLPRWTGMAAGVAGWLGSVLLAQAQALPPALNQVRPANAVGTHLSTINTGKAVSQASFHRGLLFVPMGFDHGGGQGAGAFAFYNLDNPAAPQLVLDSRDHAARYQTTGQLNYVGNWAEMHHNWISGDRVLISERRSSSNGLAVFDMAPVYDTDPATLPETLGRMSYAGVGAPTNYEGYCFAVGWQGNRYAYAPTGAQGLYIVDTTNPAAMTQMAHVSRSALGNRTFLGAWPIGNLLILSDINSTSWVKFFDISNPASPVAIPGGEFNAQMGYFGFVHGNQFHGAGSPVVTHDFTNPAAPVRRVLFNSPGFTNPEYGYGQDDHIFIGHYPGATRWQLNDAAAPTAAVQQPRINSGLVDDHAFLNPIGNLSLLCTDHNNPLKMIVGVATTTPDTTPPVARFVSPTDGALNQHVLSRVGISFSDTIDPQSLGTDSFQVRNVANGALVAGSFSSMLGIVNFVPDAPLEASSTYEIILTAGGVTDQCGNAIPSTTRVGAFSTGSTLTVYSAKPDASSPVVEGSAAALNATVTNPGNLALEFSWDFGDGTPTTAWTSSPAASHTWNTRGNFSTTLRTRVAGSGYATASSGVQVVHLPLAAVRPVSSTTITVDPDRAVVWNVNPDQDTITAIDTASLAKLREVAVGDHPVALAIGAGDDLWIANKNTATLTRLRRADGVVLGTLALPAGSDPHGLVIDRGANIGYVSLEGTGQIAKLDLAAGTILATQAVGPHPRGLALDGQRGMLYVSRFISPDEGGVVYRIDLTDFSVESPIGLAAVMTPESLVNGRGIPNYLMAPALSPDLTQGWVPAKKDNIFRGGLRDGQALTFESTVRSMAARLDLETQASAVSESVDFDNSDFPTGAAFSPLGNYVYFATSGSQTIWVVDAWNSANRYSISSGGAAPDGIAFSEDGARLFVHNFLERKVTVLRSTASCGGVCGTTPQLAAIATVASEALPAQVLTGKRLFYGTNDPRLAQEGYMSCASCHLDGSHDGRTWDFTSMGEGLRNTIDLNGRGTGHGPYHWSANFDEAQDFEGQIRDFAQGVGLMADGSFHAGDRALPLGQAKAGVNGDLDALAAYLASLTSAGRSPHRNADGSLTAEATAGREIFVAENCATCHGGATFTDSASLQRHDVGTLTSASGERLGGTLDGLDTPTLRGLWKSAPYLHDGSAATLEEVLRDRDLSGKHAGLFARSDAEVNQLVAYLNSIDDLETSAPGGAGTPPSISPIADRTSDLGSLVAFTASASGGTAPYEWEALGLPPGIAIDAATGEFQGASEVAGRYRATVAVRDGTDRVSSIAFWWTITDPLAWRYLRLRSNNTHNGGFFMVLTEFHLLGGDGQRLDRSGWAFSGTQAEGNHPYTNATDGNEATFWHTRYTGSSPPNTSFPHDFIVQLPDAKRISGFQQLPRYDGQGNGVTKDWTFSGSNDGSTWTQLGSGTFANNLSWKNITLSGGAGNQAPVIAAPGPLTVIENFPAGTPVAQLQATDADVGQSLTWSLGTGNSGGWFAIDPTSGALTLAQPLDFETRGLYRLQVIASDNGSPVRGAATELVIRVGNVIETHGESVHLSLTGAGGTYPGHGNPALIDFDADPDGDGIVNACEILLGSDPSVPNAPAAVEIHRVVDGGQTWVEYEYRTADDSGLTPRLTACSGLDEQWQALANAPVRVGTVNGISTWRVRDDFSLEAEPRRFFRLEIEAGDVVD, from the coding sequence ATGAAAACGTCTCTTTTTGCCTTAAATACTCCGTTCTCGCCCGCGTTGCCGAAGAAGCTTCCGCGCTGGACGGGGATGGCCGCAGGTGTGGCGGGATGGCTGGGCAGCGTGCTTCTCGCGCAGGCGCAAGCGCTGCCGCCGGCGCTGAATCAGGTCCGGCCGGCGAATGCGGTGGGGACCCATTTGTCGACGATCAACACGGGCAAGGCGGTTTCGCAGGCGAGTTTCCACCGGGGGCTGCTGTTCGTGCCGATGGGGTTCGACCACGGCGGTGGCCAGGGGGCGGGAGCCTTTGCCTTCTACAATCTGGACAATCCGGCGGCACCGCAACTGGTGCTCGATTCGCGCGATCATGCGGCGCGCTACCAGACCACGGGGCAGTTGAACTACGTGGGCAATTGGGCGGAGATGCACCACAACTGGATTTCCGGCGACCGCGTGTTGATCTCGGAACGCCGGAGCAGCTCGAACGGGCTGGCGGTTTTCGACATGGCGCCGGTGTACGATACGGATCCCGCCACGCTGCCGGAGACGCTCGGCCGGATGTCCTACGCCGGGGTGGGTGCGCCGACGAATTACGAGGGGTATTGCTTCGCGGTCGGTTGGCAGGGGAACCGCTATGCGTATGCCCCGACCGGCGCGCAGGGGCTCTACATCGTGGATACCACCAATCCGGCGGCGATGACGCAGATGGCGCATGTCTCGCGCTCCGCGTTGGGGAACCGGACCTTCCTCGGTGCATGGCCGATCGGCAATTTGCTGATCCTGAGCGACATCAACAGCACGAGCTGGGTGAAGTTTTTCGACATCTCGAATCCGGCCAGCCCGGTGGCGATCCCCGGTGGGGAATTCAATGCGCAGATGGGATACTTCGGCTTCGTGCACGGGAACCAGTTTCATGGCGCGGGTTCGCCGGTGGTGACGCACGATTTCACGAATCCGGCCGCGCCGGTGCGGCGGGTGCTCTTCAATTCGCCGGGCTTCACCAATCCCGAGTATGGCTACGGACAGGACGATCATATCTTCATCGGCCACTACCCGGGGGCGACCCGCTGGCAACTGAATGACGCTGCCGCGCCGACGGCGGCGGTCCAACAGCCGCGGATCAATTCGGGGCTGGTGGACGATCACGCGTTCCTCAATCCGATCGGCAATCTCTCGCTGCTCTGCACGGATCACAACAATCCGCTGAAAATGATCGTGGGCGTGGCGACCACCACGCCAGATACCACGCCGCCGGTCGCGCGCTTCGTGTCGCCGACCGATGGCGCGCTGAACCAGCACGTGCTGTCCCGGGTGGGCATTTCGTTCTCCGATACGATCGATCCGCAGTCGCTCGGTACCGACAGCTTCCAGGTCCGGAACGTGGCCAACGGCGCGCTGGTCGCGGGGAGTTTTTCGTCGATGCTCGGGATCGTCAATTTCGTGCCGGACGCGCCGCTGGAGGCGAGCTCGACGTATGAGATCATCCTCACCGCGGGTGGGGTGACGGACCAGTGTGGCAACGCGATTCCGAGCACGACGCGGGTCGGCGCGTTTTCCACAGGCAGCACGTTGACCGTCTATTCGGCGAAGCCGGATGCGAGCAGTCCGGTGGTCGAGGGAAGTGCTGCCGCGCTGAATGCGACGGTGACCAATCCGGGCAATCTGGCGCTGGAGTTTTCCTGGGACTTCGGCGACGGCACTCCGACCACTGCATGGACCTCCTCGCCGGCGGCCAGCCACACGTGGAATACCCGTGGGAATTTCTCCACCACGCTGCGCACACGGGTGGCCGGATCCGGCTATGCCACGGCGTCGAGTGGTGTGCAGGTGGTTCATCTGCCGCTGGCGGCGGTCCGGCCGGTCAGCAGTACGACGATCACCGTAGATCCCGATCGCGCGGTGGTCTGGAACGTGAATCCCGACCAGGACACGATCACCGCGATCGATACGGCGAGTCTGGCGAAGCTGCGCGAAGTGGCGGTGGGTGACCATCCCGTGGCCCTCGCGATCGGCGCGGGTGATGACCTGTGGATCGCGAACAAGAACACCGCCACGCTCACGCGCCTGCGCCGCGCCGATGGGGTGGTGCTGGGCACGCTCGCGCTGCCGGCCGGGAGCGATCCCCATGGGCTGGTGATCGATCGTGGAGCGAACATCGGCTACGTGAGTCTCGAAGGCACGGGGCAGATCGCGAAGCTCGATCTGGCTGCTGGAACCATCCTCGCCACGCAAGCGGTGGGGCCGCATCCGCGTGGCCTGGCGCTCGATGGCCAGCGCGGGATGCTCTACGTTTCGCGATTTATTTCCCCGGATGAAGGCGGCGTGGTGTACCGCATCGACCTCACTGATTTCAGCGTGGAGAGCCCGATCGGGCTGGCAGCGGTGATGACGCCCGAGAGCCTGGTGAACGGTCGCGGCATCCCGAACTACCTGATGGCTCCCGCGCTTTCGCCGGACCTGACGCAAGGCTGGGTACCGGCGAAGAAGGATAACATTTTCCGCGGCGGGCTGCGCGACGGGCAGGCGCTGACCTTCGAGTCCACGGTGCGCTCGATGGCGGCGAGATTGGATCTGGAAACGCAGGCCAGTGCTGTGAGCGAGTCGGTCGATTTCGACAACAGCGACTTCCCAACGGGTGCTGCCTTCAGCCCGCTCGGCAACTACGTCTATTTCGCCACCAGCGGCTCGCAGACGATCTGGGTGGTGGATGCGTGGAATTCCGCGAACCGGTATAGCATTTCCAGTGGTGGCGCGGCACCCGATGGCATCGCCTTCAGCGAGGATGGTGCGCGGTTGTTCGTGCACAATTTCCTCGAGCGCAAGGTCACGGTGCTGCGCAGCACCGCCTCCTGCGGGGGAGTCTGCGGGACCACGCCGCAACTGGCGGCGATCGCCACCGTGGCGAGCGAGGCGCTGCCGGCGCAGGTTCTAACAGGCAAGCGTTTGTTCTACGGCACCAACGATCCGCGGCTGGCCCAGGAGGGCTACATGAGCTGTGCCTCCTGCCACCTGGATGGCAGCCATGACGGGCGCACGTGGGACTTCACCAGCATGGGCGAAGGGCTGCGCAATACGATCGACCTCAACGGCCGCGGCACCGGCCACGGGCCTTACCACTGGAGTGCGAACTTCGATGAGGCGCAGGACTTCGAGGGCCAGATCCGCGACTTCGCGCAGGGAGTGGGGCTGATGGCCGATGGGTCGTTTCATGCCGGCGACCGGGCGCTGCCGCTCGGCCAGGCGAAGGCCGGGGTCAACGGGGATCTCGATGCGCTGGCCGCTTATCTGGCCTCGCTGACCAGCGCCGGTCGCAGCCCCCACCGGAATGCCGATGGCTCGCTCACGGCGGAGGCTACCGCGGGCCGGGAGATCTTCGTCGCAGAGAACTGTGCGACTTGCCACGGCGGCGCGACCTTCACGGATAGCGCGTCGCTGCAGCGACACGATGTCGGCACGCTGACGAGTGCCTCCGGGGAACGGCTCGGCGGGACGCTCGATGGCCTCGACACGCCGACGCTGCGGGGCTTGTGGAAGTCTGCTCCTTACTTGCATGACGGCTCCGCGGCGACCTTGGAGGAGGTGTTGCGGGATCGCGATCTGTCCGGAAAGCACGCCGGTCTATTCGCCCGCAGCGATGCGGAGGTGAATCAACTCGTGGCGTATTTGAATTCCATCGATGACCTGGAAACGTCCGCTCCGGGCGGGGCGGGAACTCCGCCATCGATCTCGCCAATCGCCGACCGCACGAGCGACCTAGGCAGTCTGGTCGCCTTCACCGCAAGCGCGAGCGGCGGCACCGCGCCGTATGAATGGGAAGCCTTGGGGCTGCCGCCGGGAATCGCCATCGATGCCGCGACGGGGGAATTCCAAGGGGCTTCCGAGGTCGCGGGCCGGTATCGCGCCACGGTGGCGGTGCGCGATGGAACGGACCGGGTTTCTTCAATCGCATTCTGGTGGACGATCACGGACCCGCTGGCGTGGCGCTACCTGCGGCTCCGCTCTAACAACACGCACAACGGCGGGTTCTTCATGGTGCTGACGGAGTTCCATCTGCTCGGTGGCGATGGCCAGCGGCTGGATCGCAGCGGCTGGGCATTCAGTGGAACCCAAGCCGAGGGCAACCACCCCTACACCAATGCGACCGATGGCAATGAGGCGACCTTCTGGCATACCCGCTACACCGGCAGCAGCCCGCCTAACACCTCATTCCCGCACGACTTCATCGTGCAACTGCCGGATGCGAAGCGCATCTCGGGCTTCCAACAGCTGCCGCGCTACGATGGCCAGGGCAACGGCGTGACCAAGGACTGGACCTTCTCCGGATCCAACGATGGCAGCACCTGGACGCAACTCGGCAGCGGCACCTTCGCCAACAACCTGAGCTGGAAAAACATCACGCTGAGTGGCGGGGCGGGCAATCAAGCGCCGGTCATCGCTGCGCCCGGACCACTGACGGTGATCGAGAATTTCCCGGCGGGAACACCGGTTGCGCAGCTTCAGGCGACCGATGCTGATGTGGGGCAATCCCTCACCTGGTCGCTCGGCACTGGCAACAGCGGCGGGTGGTTTGCGATCGATCCGACCTCGGGTGCGCTCACGCTCGCGCAGCCGCTGGATTTCGAGACGCGGGGCTTGTATCGGCTGCAAGTGATCGCATCGGACAATGGAAGTCCGGTGCGCGGAGCGGCCACCGAGCTGGTGATCCGGGTGGGCAATGTGATCGAGACGCATGGCGAATCCGTGCACCTGTCGCTCACGGGTGCCGGAGGCACTTATCCGGGGCATGGCAATCCGGCGCTGATCGACTTCGATGCGGACCCGGACGGCGATGGCATCGTGAATGCCTGCGAGATCCTGTTGGGTTCGGATCCCTCGGTGCCGAATGCGCCGGCCGCGGTGGAGATCCATCGCGTGGTCGATGGCGGGCAGACGTGGGTGGAGTATGAATACCGCACCGCGGATGACAGCGGCCTGACCCCGCGGCTGACCGCGTGCTCCGGACTGGATGAGCAGTGGCAGGCATTGGCGAACGCGCCGGTCCGCGTCGGCACGGTCAATGGCATCTCGACGTGGCGGGTCCGCGATGACTTCTCGCTGGAGGCAGAGCCACGGCGGTTCTTCCGACTGGAGATCGAAGCTGGCGATGTGGTGGACTAG